The sequence TTAGGATATGGCACCTGTCTTCGATTGTAGGGATAAGGCGGGCTATTGCTCCCAGTATTTTGGGGCAGTATGTCGAGAACTCGACTGTATCGCCTTTTATGGTCCTTACCGCCTTGCCATTTTTCTCATACCCAGAGTTGATTATTTGGAAGGTCTGAAGGTTGGTGCTGACATGGCTGCCTAAATTTTCCACCTCATCTAAAAACAGGGTTGGCTTCTGCTCATTAACGACTCTGATAATTGAAGCGTCGGTTGTATTAGAAAAGAATTGCGGCTTTGCAACTAACAATCCCATAACGTGCATAAGTGTGGTCTTGCCTGTGCCCTGTTCTCCAGTGATGTTCAGATATGGAATGCGATTGAACATTTCAAAGCAGTAAGTCAGCACCGAATAAACAGAAACCAAGAAATACTCTTCCTCTCTTTCGAGATAAACGTACTTTTTAATGAAAGAGGCAATCATCTGAAGTAAATCTTTGCCGTCACTTTGATCAGTTCCATCTTTGTCTTCAATGTCCGATGCCTCCTGCCCTGATGCTTTTGATAAAGACTTTGCATATTCCATCGCCGAATCATGGTCGCTGAATTCTTTGTCGATTGTAATTACCGACTTATACTTTTTTACCCCGCTTCTAACCGTCACATGGAACGGCACCCCAAATAACATTACCAGAGAGGCCTCTTCGGGAGATTCCTCCTCGGCAGATTCTTTCTTGGCAGATTCTTCCTGAGGGTTCTTATCTTTCTGTTCATCTGAAGTTTCATTCAGATCATCGGTAGTAAAATTATCACTCATATGTTCTCCTTTCTTGTACAAGCTGTACACTTGTACAGATTTGTGTTGTTATGTTACTATCCCTTCATTACAATCAAATTGATTTTGCGAACGATAGTTTTTGAATTAAAACGTTCAACTCACATGTACATAAGCAATATTTTTATTGAAATAGTTTCATCGATTTAAAAAATATTTAAAATTTTATAAATGTGCTTGACACATTCATAATAATTTATTATATTTATTAAATAAACATATAAAAGTTCTATGTCACTAATGACCATAAGAAAACAGAGAAAGCTGACGGGCGAGCAGGTAGCAAAACAGCTCGGCATTTCAAGAGCGCACTATACTCATCTTGAGAACGGTACCCGACCTCTTACTAATGAGCTTATTGCAAAGATAGCAAAGGTGCTTGAGGTTAGTCCTAAAATTGTCAGGGCCGAGACAGAAGTTCAGAGGTTGCGCAATCTTGTCCCGAACAGTTGGATTTTTAAAATAAAAATAAACGGGCAGCCTTTCATTAAGGCCTTCCTTGAATACTTAAATGAGTCAGGCAGGTACTCATCCTTAAATAATGATGAGCTTTCCGAGAGACTCATTAAATTTATTTTTCTTCACATTGAGCATTCCTTAAGCCAGGAGCTCATGGAGAACAGTGAGATAATTGGATTTATCTCTCGAAAGTTAGGGCACAACCAAAATACCCCTAAATAACCCGAACAGGGTTTATTAACTTCTAATCAAAATCACAGATGGAAAGACACTTCGTTACGCAGGATTTCTACCTGGCCGCGGCGGCAATGGCCAAAAACTACGACCTGGTAGATTATTACCGTGAAGGCGGTTTTACCACCTTCCTATTCAGAGAGACACCAGAGCTCCATCAGTTTATAAAGGAATATTATTCCGAACTGACTACAATTGAGCCCGTAAAGCATGCAAGAGCAATAAAATCCTTAAAATCTCTTTGCCACAGTCTCTCTTTATCAATATCTAAATCAACATCTAACAATGAATTACACAACAAAAAGAAAGGATTCAATTGAATTATCTGTAAAAGAAAAAACATACGACACATGGGATAATATTCATTTTAAAAGTGAAGTCACCCCATATTCAGATCTGGAGAAGACTTTCAAATCGAAGAACTTCAGCCCAATAATATGGAATGGAACAAGGGCGCAGGGCAATTACTCTTATGCCACGGCTTTCGTCGTCGACATTGAC comes from Ignavibacteria bacterium and encodes:
- a CDS encoding ATP-binding protein, with amino-acid sequence MSDNFTTDDLNETSDEQKDKNPQEESAKKESAEEESPEEASLVMLFGVPFHVTVRSGVKKYKSVITIDKEFSDHDSAMEYAKSLSKASGQEASDIEDKDGTDQSDGKDLLQMIASFIKKYVYLEREEEYFLVSVYSVLTYCFEMFNRIPYLNITGEQGTGKTTLMHVMGLLVAKPQFFSNTTDASIIRVVNEQKPTLFLDEVENLGSHVSTNLQTFQIINSGYEKNGKAVRTIKGDTVEFSTYCPKILGAIARLIPTIEDRCHILNMHSAKGAQIKPFLNTAADQAETTKIKAFIYSWLKENGKAVYEHSTLQSGIYINPLIKNRDLDKWFPLLVLSQILSSPGNDYLAMLNNYAREIIMKKSEAQATKPENVCKCVIIDFIKSNKTDVNKVPKMDSNFYYVLAEEFTVEVTEKDKVNSYTHQADVTKALKRAGIQSSRQRFAPNFPDAVIVYRVPVDLVA
- a CDS encoding helix-turn-helix transcriptional regulator is translated as MSLMTIRKQRKLTGEQVAKQLGISRAHYTHLENGTRPLTNELIAKIAKVLEVSPKIVRAETEVQRLRNLVPNSWIFKIKINGQPFIKAFLEYLNESGRYSSLNNDELSERLIKFIFLHIEHSLSQELMENSEIIGFISRKLGHNQNTPK